In a genomic window of Candidatus Desulfatibia profunda:
- a CDS encoding 30S ribosomal protein S1, which translates to MTEDFNDIDKGSEEEEDFATLFESYGDVMPESFRVGDKVSGKIISIGSDTVFVDIGGKIDGVVDQAELLDEQENMPYRQGDSIELYVVSINESETRLSRALSGIGGLDMLKDAYANEVPIEGKVTQTCKGGFNVDILRRRAFCPISQMDLKHIETADDYVGQTCRFLITQLEENGKNIVVSRRKLLQQEQAKAAEQFYEKLNIGTILDGRVTRIVPYGAFVELAAGVEGMVHISELSWSRIENPGEVVSSGDTITVKIVGIKQGDGPSRKKIALSVKQVESDPWDTAGDRFKVGHKITGKVTNCLNFGAFVEIAPGIEGLVHISEMSYVKRVLNPEDIVKPGQTVSVTIKECDPNKRRLSLSLRDAEGDPWLDVPEKYRVGQAVEGTIEKKERFGYFVTLEPGVTGLLPKSNISKAAHPGMLEKLKEGNTVRVIVEKIQTSDRKITLGPADLAAEGDWKTFIKDSKTSMNPLAEKLQQALRNKDD; encoded by the coding sequence ATGACGGAAGACTTTAACGATATTGACAAGGGTTCTGAGGAGGAAGAGGATTTTGCAACCCTTTTTGAATCTTACGGGGATGTTATGCCTGAAAGCTTCCGGGTGGGCGATAAGGTCAGCGGCAAAATAATTTCCATCGGCAGCGACACGGTATTTGTCGATATCGGGGGAAAAATCGACGGTGTCGTTGATCAGGCGGAGCTATTAGATGAACAGGAAAACATGCCCTACAGGCAAGGAGACAGTATCGAGCTTTATGTCGTATCTATAAATGAAAGTGAAACCAGGCTTTCCAGAGCACTTTCCGGAATCGGCGGTCTGGATATGCTGAAAGATGCTTATGCCAATGAAGTTCCGATTGAAGGCAAGGTCACCCAAACCTGTAAGGGCGGTTTTAATGTCGATATCCTCCGTCGCCGAGCGTTTTGCCCGATCAGTCAGATGGATTTAAAACATATAGAGACAGCCGATGATTACGTAGGACAGACCTGCCGTTTTCTAATCACCCAACTGGAGGAGAACGGCAAAAATATTGTGGTTTCCAGACGCAAATTGCTGCAACAGGAACAAGCAAAAGCTGCGGAACAATTTTATGAAAAACTGAACATCGGCACGATTCTCGACGGCCGCGTCACACGGATTGTGCCGTATGGGGCTTTTGTTGAACTGGCAGCCGGTGTGGAGGGGATGGTTCACATTTCTGAACTGAGCTGGTCCCGCATCGAGAATCCCGGAGAAGTTGTCTCCAGCGGTGACACCATTACCGTAAAAATTGTTGGCATTAAACAAGGGGATGGGCCGTCTCGGAAAAAAATTGCCCTGTCCGTCAAACAGGTGGAAAGCGATCCATGGGACACGGCCGGGGATCGGTTTAAAGTCGGGCATAAGATTACCGGCAAAGTTACCAACTGCTTAAATTTCGGCGCATTTGTTGAAATCGCCCCTGGGATTGAAGGGCTGGTTCATATCAGTGAAATGAGTTATGTTAAGCGGGTATTGAATCCGGAAGATATCGTCAAACCCGGTCAAACGGTTTCCGTAACAATCAAAGAGTGTGACCCGAATAAACGGCGCCTCAGTTTGAGCCTGCGGGATGCCGAAGGAGACCCCTGGCTTGATGTACCGGAAAAGTATCGGGTCGGTCAGGCCGTTGAGGGCACCATCGAGAAAAAAGAGCGCTTCGGCTATTTTGTCACACTGGAACCCGGTGTTACCGGGTTGCTGCCGAAATCCAACATCAGCAAAGCCGCACACCCCGGAATGCTGGAAAAATTAAAAGAAGGCAACACCGTCAGGGTCATCGTTGAGAAAATTCAGACCTCCGACAGGAAAATCACTTTGGGCCCGGCCGATCTGGCCGCTGAAGGTGATTGGAAAACGTTTATCAAAGACAGCAAAACATCCATGAATCCCCTGGCAGAAAAATTGCAGCAGGCACTTCGCAACAAAGATGATTAG
- a CDS encoding serine protein kinase PrkA, translating into MNNIAKAMQNIDRSMSWRDQRATICFEEFLKLLTVEPTVVMRNVFQVFHDMIKNYVGAGLNEYPDDPESIDFVHYDCSRLFVEGLDQPFFADRLFANRLVDLVEAMKRGAQQNKIYIFEGPHGCGKSTFLNNLLTKFEAYTHTETGSSFETVWRLDRKILGSSTEHATLSVFEKLLQMQETSGHDQYGMFKPQSAMVSTPDYVEVPCPSHDHPILMIPKDYRRSFFDDLLNNDEIKWKLFTEKEYDWVFSNNPCTICASLYQALLSRLKSPAKVFNMLYAGSYPFSRRLGEGISVFNPGDKPLKQHTISNNYLQNRLNILLQDGNQVRYLYSRYAKTNNGIYALMDIKSNNTERLIELHNIISEGVHKVEDIEENVNSLFLALMNPEDKKNIKDFPSFSDRIEYIQIPYVLDLNTEVEIYRNIFGKHIDRNFLPRVLNNFARVIISSRLNTVSEALLEWIGNPDKYRLYCDDNLQLLKMDLYTGYIPAWLSEEDRKQLTAKRRRKIIAESETEGKQGISGRDSIKIFNEFFSKYAKEDKLINMSMVNNFFTQSRKELKDSIPEGFLGSLLRMYNYTVLQEVKESLYYYNEEQISRDIQNYLFAVNFEIGSVEKCKYTGDKLEITADFFKNLEAQFLGAKAEYNQRFAFRKSTHQEYTSWTLTQEILLEEKPITATILFKSLYEKYVHNLKEKVLDPFLENDNFRRAIKDYDTEAFRTYDKKIQDDITFLMSNLCKKWHYTEQGAKEICMYVIDGELAKQFKNN; encoded by the coding sequence ATGAATAATATTGCCAAGGCCATGCAAAATATCGATCGCAGCATGAGCTGGCGGGACCAGCGCGCCACGATCTGTTTTGAAGAATTTCTCAAATTGCTGACCGTCGAGCCCACCGTCGTGATGCGCAACGTCTTCCAGGTCTTTCATGACATGATCAAGAACTATGTCGGTGCAGGCCTCAATGAATATCCGGATGATCCCGAGTCGATTGATTTTGTCCATTATGATTGCAGCCGGCTTTTTGTTGAAGGCCTGGACCAGCCGTTTTTTGCCGACCGGCTTTTTGCCAACCGGTTGGTCGACCTTGTCGAAGCCATGAAGCGCGGCGCGCAGCAAAATAAGATCTATATTTTTGAAGGTCCGCACGGTTGCGGCAAGAGTACGTTTTTAAACAACCTGCTGACGAAATTTGAAGCGTATACCCATACGGAAACCGGCTCAAGTTTTGAAACGGTCTGGCGCCTGGATCGAAAAATATTGGGCAGCTCCACGGAACATGCCACCCTTTCCGTGTTTGAAAAACTGCTCCAAATGCAGGAAACTTCCGGCCATGATCAGTATGGGATGTTCAAACCCCAAAGCGCCATGGTGTCGACTCCGGATTACGTAGAGGTGCCCTGTCCCAGCCATGATCATCCGATCCTGATGATCCCCAAGGATTATCGCCGCTCATTTTTCGATGACCTGCTGAACAATGACGAAATTAAATGGAAGCTGTTTACCGAAAAAGAATACGACTGGGTCTTCAGCAACAATCCCTGTACGATTTGCGCTTCGCTGTACCAGGCGCTCTTGAGCCGATTGAAGAGTCCGGCGAAAGTGTTTAATATGCTGTATGCCGGATCATATCCTTTCAGCCGGCGATTAGGAGAAGGTATCAGCGTCTTCAACCCCGGCGACAAACCCTTGAAGCAACATACCATCAGTAATAACTATCTCCAGAACCGGTTGAACATTCTGCTGCAGGACGGCAACCAGGTAAGGTATTTATATTCACGCTATGCCAAAACCAACAACGGCATTTACGCTCTCATGGACATCAAGTCCAACAACACCGAACGCTTGATCGAGCTTCATAATATTATCAGCGAAGGCGTCCATAAAGTCGAAGATATCGAGGAAAACGTAAATTCGCTTTTTCTGGCGCTCATGAATCCCGAAGACAAGAAAAATATAAAGGACTTCCCTTCCTTTTCAGACCGTATTGAATATATCCAAATCCCTTATGTTCTGGATCTGAACACCGAAGTAGAAATCTACCGCAATATTTTCGGAAAGCATATTGATCGTAATTTTCTCCCCAGGGTTTTGAATAATTTTGCCAGGGTTATTATCTCATCCCGGCTGAACACCGTATCGGAAGCCTTGCTGGAATGGATCGGCAATCCGGACAAATACAGGCTCTACTGCGATGACAACCTGCAACTTCTCAAGATGGATCTTTATACAGGCTATATCCCGGCATGGCTTTCGGAAGAAGATCGGAAGCAGTTAACGGCCAAACGGAGGCGAAAAATCATTGCCGAATCGGAGACCGAAGGGAAGCAAGGCATTTCCGGACGCGATTCCATAAAAATTTTTAATGAGTTTTTCTCCAAATATGCCAAGGAAGACAAGCTGATCAACATGTCGATGGTAAATAACTTTTTCACTCAATCCCGCAAAGAACTCAAAGATTCGATCCCTGAAGGCTTTCTCGGCTCGCTGCTTCGAATGTACAACTACACGGTTCTGCAGGAAGTCAAGGAATCGCTCTACTATTACAATGAGGAACAAATATCCAGAGATATCCAAAACTATCTGTTTGCCGTCAATTTTGAAATCGGATCCGTCGAGAAGTGCAAATATACCGGGGACAAACTGGAAATTACGGCAGATTTTTTCAAAAACCTGGAAGCCCAGTTTTTAGGTGCCAAGGCTGAATATAACCAGCGCTTTGCGTTTCGAAAGTCCACGCACCAGGAATACACGTCCTGGACATTGACCCAGGAAATCCTGCTGGAAGAAAAACCGATTACCGCAACGATTCTTTTTAAATCCTTGTATGAAAAGTATGTCCACAACCTGAAAGAAAAGGTCCTGGACCCTTTTTTGGAGAACGACAACTTCCGGCGCGCCATCAAAGATTACGACACAGAAGCTTTCAGAACCTATGACAAAAAAATTCAGGACGACATCACGTTTTTAATGAGCAACCTTTGCAAAAAATGGCACTATACCGAGCAAGGCGCCAAGGAAATCTGCATGTACGTCATTGACGGTGAGCTGGCTAAGCAGTTTAAAAACAATTAA
- a CDS encoding pyruvate, phosphate dikinase — MAKKWVYLFDEVEQAEEYVGGKWENVRGFLGGKGANLAEMVRIGVPVPPGYTVTTEACNAYLAAGEKFPEGLNEQILEALITVEKKTGKKFGDPKNPLLVSCRSGAKFSMPGMMDTVLNIGLNDKTVKGMIKLTGDERFVYDLYRRLVQMFGKVVMGVSDEAFEHVITDARAKAGVATDTELTAEDWKAVTQKFMAIFKKHTGRDFPTDPYEQMNLATEAVFKSWNGKRAVDYRNAAGISHNLGTAVNIQTMVFGNLGNDSATGVAMTRNATTGENRIEGDYLTNAQGEDVVAGIRLTDDIHKLKKEMPAAYGEFEQTCRMLEKHYREMQDVEFTIEKNKLWMLQTRDGKRTAQAAVRIAVDMAEEGLITREEAVMRVTPGQVDFFLHPQFDIEAVKAAKAAGDMLARGLNVSPGAAFGVIALDADLAEKWAKEQGKEVIMVRPETRPDDVHGMLAAQGILTSRGGRTSHAALVARQFGKPAVVGVSALEIDLARRRISVNDRIIKEGEWISIDGTVGELYAGKLPTMVPEFEDPWLMKLLSWADGFRRLGVWANADYPADAKRARNYGAEGIGLCRTEHMFFEAERMPFVQKMIMTNRPYERQDALEHLLPFQREDFIGLFRAMHGLPVIIRLLDPPLHEFLPNHVDLMRELADLKIRLKGAATLQEIDNLLDQIKTKENILQRVQQLHETNPMLGLRGVRLGIHIPELTKMQVRAIFEAACIVAKEGVDVHPEVMIPLTCHVNELKVQQKALEAEARKVMEEQGIEPNYKFGTMIEIPRAALTCDQIAEYAQFISFGTNDLTQTCFGISRDDAEASFLIEYMEKEILTENPFAVIDRDGVGLLMEMAVKKGRSVRPDMECGICGEHGGDPQSIQICHELGLTYVSCSPFRVPVARLAAAQAALRDKKITARED; from the coding sequence ATGGCTAAAAAGTGGGTGTATCTTTTCGATGAAGTTGAGCAGGCTGAGGAATATGTCGGTGGTAAATGGGAAAATGTGCGGGGATTTCTCGGCGGCAAGGGCGCCAATCTGGCGGAAATGGTGCGAATCGGAGTGCCGGTGCCGCCCGGTTATACGGTGACCACCGAAGCGTGTAATGCTTATCTTGCAGCCGGCGAAAAGTTTCCGGAAGGTTTAAATGAACAAATTCTGGAAGCACTTATAACTGTTGAAAAGAAAACCGGCAAGAAATTCGGCGATCCGAAGAACCCACTTTTGGTTTCGTGCCGCAGTGGCGCCAAGTTTTCCATGCCCGGCATGATGGACACCGTGCTCAATATCGGCCTGAACGACAAAACCGTCAAAGGTATGATCAAATTAACCGGTGATGAGCGCTTTGTGTACGATCTCTACCGCCGGCTGGTACAAATGTTCGGCAAGGTTGTAATGGGTGTGTCCGATGAGGCCTTTGAACATGTGATTACCGACGCCCGCGCCAAAGCAGGCGTTGCAACGGATACGGAGTTGACGGCCGAAGACTGGAAAGCGGTGACCCAGAAATTTATGGCGATTTTCAAAAAACACACCGGCCGCGATTTTCCCACCGATCCCTATGAGCAAATGAACCTTGCCACCGAAGCTGTGTTTAAAAGCTGGAACGGCAAACGGGCTGTGGACTATCGCAATGCCGCCGGAATCTCCCACAATTTAGGGACGGCGGTCAACATCCAGACCATGGTCTTCGGTAACCTGGGCAACGACAGCGCCACCGGCGTTGCCATGACGCGTAACGCCACCACCGGTGAAAATCGTATTGAAGGGGACTACCTTACCAACGCCCAGGGCGAAGACGTGGTGGCCGGTATTCGCCTGACCGATGACATTCACAAACTCAAAAAGGAGATGCCGGCGGCTTATGGCGAATTCGAGCAGACTTGCCGGATGCTGGAAAAACACTATCGCGAGATGCAGGATGTTGAGTTTACGATTGAAAAGAACAAGCTGTGGATGCTGCAAACCCGCGACGGCAAGCGCACGGCCCAGGCCGCCGTCCGCATTGCGGTCGATATGGCCGAAGAGGGCCTGATCACCCGTGAAGAAGCGGTGATGCGGGTGACGCCAGGACAGGTGGATTTTTTCCTGCATCCCCAGTTTGATATCGAAGCCGTTAAGGCGGCCAAAGCCGCCGGCGACATGCTGGCCAGGGGCCTGAACGTATCGCCCGGCGCGGCTTTCGGTGTGATTGCGCTTGATGCCGATCTGGCCGAAAAGTGGGCTAAAGAACAGGGCAAGGAAGTCATCATGGTGCGTCCTGAAACCCGTCCGGACGACGTGCACGGCATGCTGGCGGCCCAGGGAATCCTCACCAGCCGGGGGGGCCGTACCAGCCATGCCGCCCTGGTGGCCCGCCAGTTCGGCAAGCCCGCCGTGGTCGGTGTTTCGGCCCTTGAAATTGACCTGGCCCGGCGCCGGATCAGCGTCAACGACCGGATTATCAAAGAAGGAGAGTGGATCTCAATTGACGGCACCGTCGGCGAACTTTACGCCGGAAAGCTTCCGACGATGGTGCCCGAATTTGAAGATCCGTGGTTGATGAAGCTGCTCTCCTGGGCGGATGGGTTCCGCCGCCTGGGTGTCTGGGCCAACGCCGATTATCCGGCCGACGCAAAACGGGCGCGTAACTACGGCGCCGAAGGCATCGGCCTGTGCCGCACGGAACATATGTTCTTTGAGGCCGAGCGGATGCCGTTCGTGCAGAAAATGATCATGACCAACAGGCCCTATGAACGGCAGGATGCCCTTGAACATCTGCTGCCCTTTCAGCGTGAAGACTTTATCGGGCTTTTCCGCGCCATGCACGGCCTGCCGGTCATCATTCGCCTGCTCGATCCGCCGCTGCATGAATTTTTGCCCAACCATGTGGACCTGATGCGCGAGTTGGCCGATCTTAAGATTCGGCTGAAGGGGGCTGCCACCCTCCAAGAAATCGACAACCTGCTGGACCAGATCAAAACCAAGGAAAACATTTTGCAGCGGGTCCAACAGTTGCACGAGACCAATCCGATGCTGGGCCTGCGCGGCGTACGCCTGGGCATTCATATTCCGGAATTGACCAAAATGCAGGTGCGCGCCATTTTCGAGGCGGCCTGCATTGTCGCCAAGGAGGGTGTGGACGTGCATCCGGAAGTCATGATTCCGCTGACCTGTCACGTCAACGAGCTGAAGGTACAGCAGAAAGCCCTCGAGGCTGAAGCCAGAAAGGTAATGGAGGAACAGGGGATCGAACCGAATTACAAGTTCGGCACAATGATCGAAATCCCGCGGGCGGCCCTGACCTGTGATCAGATCGCGGAATATGCCCAATTTATATCTTTTGGAACCAATGACCTCACCCAGACATGCTTTGGGATTTCCAGAGACGATGCCGAAGCCAGTTTCCTGATTGAATACATGGAAAAAGAAATCCTGACGGAAAATCCGTTCGCCGTTATCGATCGCGATGGCGTCGGTCTCCTGATGGAAATGGCCGTTAAAAAGGGACGCTCCGTCCGTCCGGACATGGAATGCGGTATCTGCGGCGAGCACGGCGGTGATCCCCAATCGATTCAGATCTGCCATGAACTCGGGCTGACGTATGTTTCGTGCTCGCCGTTCCGGGTGCCGGTTGCCCGGCTGGCAGCGGCCCAGGCTGCCCTGCGCGACAAAAAAATAACTGCAAGAGAGGATTAA
- the sixA gene encoding phosphohistidine phosphatase SixA, producing the protein MALFLLQHGKSRPKDKDPQQGLSEEGVAETKRIAEVAKGYKLQVARIVHSGKTRARQTAEIYAKALEPQGGVEERNGLNPLDDVAVFAGTIDSSADCMFVGHLPFMERLTAYLITGSIERAVFKFQNSGIVCLDKDPDTRSWVIKWTLMPRIA; encoded by the coding sequence ATGGCCCTTTTTCTATTGCAGCACGGCAAAAGCCGGCCTAAAGACAAAGATCCGCAACAGGGACTTTCAGAAGAAGGGGTTGCCGAAACAAAGCGTATCGCTGAAGTTGCCAAAGGATACAAGCTTCAGGTCGCGCGGATTGTACACAGCGGAAAGACCCGGGCGCGCCAGACCGCCGAAATCTATGCAAAAGCCCTGGAGCCTCAAGGTGGTGTAGAAGAACGCAACGGTTTGAATCCGTTGGATGATGTGGCCGTCTTTGCCGGCACCATTGACAGCTCAGCCGACTGCATGTTTGTCGGTCACCTGCCCTTCATGGAACGGCTGACCGCCTATTTGATAACGGGATCGATTGAAAGGGCCGTGTTTAAATTCCAAAACAGCGGCATTGTTTGTCTGGATAAAGACCCGGATACCCGGTCTTGGGTCATCAAATGGACCCTGATGCCCCGTATTGCCTAA
- the yhbY gene encoding ribosome assembly RNA-binding protein YhbY: MKTSLKKLQGFQKSYLRGLAHGIKPVVIIGQKGITAAVVRSIDEALNSHELIKVKFVDFKEKPLKEKIADDIEKQTGCENVGVIGHTAIFYRQHADPQKQKIKVPQREL; this comes from the coding sequence ATGAAAACTAGTTTGAAAAAATTGCAGGGTTTTCAAAAAAGCTATTTAAGAGGGCTTGCTCACGGCATTAAACCGGTGGTGATTATCGGGCAAAAAGGGATAACCGCTGCGGTCGTTCGTTCGATTGATGAGGCCTTAAACAGCCACGAGCTCATTAAGGTTAAGTTTGTCGATTTTAAAGAAAAACCGCTCAAAGAAAAGATTGCGGACGATATCGAGAAACAGACCGGCTGTGAAAATGTGGGAGTGATAGGGCATACCGCCATCTTCTACCGGCAGCACGCCGATCCGCAGAAACAAAAAATCAAAGTACCACAACGGGAACTGTAA
- a CDS encoding transglutaminase domain-containing protein, with the protein ALESKSTAMKYLAQAALNKAETLLDFSLIKSNVPIQDPRKLTFMEVALAGIDNNLKMPDDERQQCQRRDQEVFCRIQSQIADRKSPDQIRLHDGTEQYLQPSYVIPSYDQRIRQTAREIVMKADGTHQRILLLIDWMRDNIRQEPVDVFSALDVLEGKKAECQGHTFLYAAFARALGIPTRVVNGIVYSAEFQGFLYHTWAESLLEGRWIAVDPTFRQVPADATHVKLIEGENVADLLPLVDLVGKLKLRIIQMH; encoded by the coding sequence GCACTGGAAAGTAAATCAACAGCCATGAAATACCTGGCCCAGGCCGCCCTGAATAAAGCCGAAACACTGCTCGATTTCAGCCTGATCAAAAGCAATGTTCCCATTCAAGACCCGAGAAAGCTTACGTTTATGGAGGTAGCCCTGGCCGGAATCGACAATAACCTAAAGATGCCGGACGATGAACGCCAGCAGTGCCAACGCCGGGATCAAGAAGTGTTTTGCCGGATTCAGTCACAAATTGCAGATCGCAAAAGCCCAGACCAGATTCGACTCCATGATGGTACGGAACAATACCTGCAGCCTTCATACGTCATTCCAAGTTATGATCAGCGCATTCGCCAAACCGCTCGAGAGATTGTCATGAAGGCCGATGGAACGCATCAGCGGATTCTTCTGTTAATCGACTGGATGCGGGATAATATCCGGCAGGAGCCCGTAGATGTTTTTTCAGCCCTGGATGTGCTCGAAGGCAAAAAGGCCGAGTGCCAGGGACACACGTTCCTGTATGCGGCCTTTGCACGGGCCCTGGGCATTCCGACCCGAGTGGTCAACGGTATCGTTTATTCTGCTGAGTTCCAGGGGTTTTTGTATCATACCTGGGCCGAGAGCCTGTTGGAGGGGCGCTGGATTGCCGTTGACCCGACCTTCCGGCAAGTACCAGCCGACGCCACCCATGTCAAACTGATCGAAGGAGAGAATGTTGCCGATCTGTTGCCGCTGGTGGATCTGGTCGGAAAATTAAAGCTGCGGATTATTCAAATGCATTAA
- a CDS encoding TatD family hydrolase, with amino-acid sequence MNSLQPEFVDSHVHLDLVYAYRSDRIEWLRQIGCLPISWAFSRYVGSVADLKVNLNAQQKAIHTIRSTGLECFYLTGVHPRNIPPDLVPEKIADILAPFLEDPVCLGIGEIGLEFGGQQEKEILAAQLSMAPEVSRRKKILGLHTPRNDKQQITQEILSVLEDFQPWCSSIVVDHCLPETIEAVLKQGFWAGITLSPVKASHEDLDQIIKHHPEYVNRMLLNTDSGSKFNEDLYRLYLSKSYPDDIQMQLFRENALQFFGLMHLNNPQL; translated from the coding sequence ATGAATAGCTTACAGCCGGAATTTGTTGACAGTCATGTCCATCTGGATCTTGTCTATGCCTATCGATCGGACCGGATCGAATGGTTGCGCCAGATTGGGTGCCTGCCCATATCATGGGCCTTTAGCAGGTATGTGGGCTCTGTAGCGGATTTAAAGGTAAACCTGAATGCTCAACAAAAGGCCATTCACACGATTCGCAGCACCGGTCTGGAGTGCTTTTATCTTACCGGTGTCCATCCCCGCAACATTCCGCCCGACCTGGTTCCGGAAAAAATCGCAGACATCCTTGCTCCGTTTCTGGAAGACCCGGTTTGTCTGGGAATCGGTGAAATCGGTCTGGAATTCGGCGGCCAGCAGGAAAAGGAAATTCTTGCCGCCCAACTGTCAATGGCCCCGGAGGTGAGCCGGCGCAAAAAGATTTTAGGCCTGCACACCCCGCGAAACGATAAGCAACAGATAACACAAGAAATACTTTCCGTGCTGGAAGATTTTCAACCATGGTGCAGCAGCATTGTCGTGGACCATTGTTTGCCGGAGACCATTGAGGCGGTTTTAAAGCAAGGATTCTGGGCCGGAATTACCTTAAGCCCCGTCAAGGCATCCCATGAGGATCTGGATCAAATCATCAAACATCATCCGGAATATGTAAACAGGATGCTTCTTAACACCGATTCCGGCAGCAAGTTCAATGAAGATCTCTACCGGCTGTACCTTTCCAAGTCCTATCCCGATGATATTCAAATGCAGCTTTTCAGGGAAAATGCCCTCCAATTCTTCGGGTTAATGCATTTGAATAATCCGCAGCTTTAA
- a CDS encoding helix-turn-helix domain-containing protein, whose amino-acid sequence MSTTFHNNSLSATLFGKTRRAVLALLYSHVDESFYLRQIARAAGADMGAVQREVKNLSKAGIIRRTTSGRQVYYQANPECPVYDELKSLIIKTAGMGDVLRAALAPLENRIHVAFLFGSLVQSGQRSGSDADIMVVGDVTFAEVVSTLGSFQETVRREINPIVYPLEEFRSKLAANHHFLKSVIDGAKFFLIGDQHELERLVPIPSRPMPA is encoded by the coding sequence ATGAGTACAACATTTCACAATAACAGCTTATCCGCCACTCTTTTTGGCAAAACCCGCCGGGCGGTTTTGGCCCTGCTGTACAGCCATGTGGACGAATCCTTCTATCTCCGCCAGATTGCCCGTGCTGCCGGAGCCGACATGGGGGCTGTGCAGCGGGAAGTTAAGAATCTTTCAAAGGCCGGGATTATCCGCAGGACGACAAGCGGACGGCAGGTTTATTACCAGGCCAACCCGGAGTGTCCGGTATACGACGAACTTAAAAGCCTGATCATTAAAACTGCCGGCATGGGTGATGTGCTCAGGGCTGCTTTAGCACCTCTTGAAAATCGAATCCACGTGGCCTTTTTATTCGGATCCCTGGTACAAAGTGGTCAACGCTCAGGTAGTGATGCGGATATCATGGTTGTGGGCGATGTGACTTTTGCCGAAGTAGTATCCACACTTGGTAGTTTTCAGGAAACGGTTCGCAGGGAGATCAATCCGATTGTTTACCCTCTGGAAGAGTTCCGCTCCAAATTGGCAGCGAACCATCATTTTCTGAAATCGGTCATAGACGGCGCAAAGTTTTTCCTCATTGGAGATCAGCATGAGCTTGAAAGACTGGTGCCCATACCATCAAGGCCGATGCCGGCCTGA
- a CDS encoding winged helix-turn-helix transcriptional regulator codes for MKKSELKAIAIKGEDSRLQFKQDIRNPILVSYAAKGMLPYRGLGSGIKRALEAWPEIDFADDRDGCLFTVTVHRKVGKSSPKKSETPGELPKTSGKTSGKTSGKILAALKQDRNLTIPELASFIGVTERSIERNIKKLQEQGRLRRVGPAKGGHWEVL; via the coding sequence ATGAAAAAAAGCGAACTCAAAGCCATTGCCATAAAGGGAGAAGACAGTCGTCTGCAATTCAAGCAGGACATCCGCAACCCCATCCTGGTCTCCTATGCGGCAAAGGGAATGTTGCCCTATCGGGGGCTGGGCTCAGGCATTAAGCGTGCCTTGGAGGCGTGGCCGGAGATCGATTTTGCCGACGATCGCGACGGCTGCCTTTTCACCGTAACGGTTCACCGGAAAGTCGGTAAAAGTTCACCCAAAAAATCGGAAACTCCCGGGGAATTGCCTAAAACGTCGGGGAAAACGTCGGGGAAAACGTCGGGGAAAATACTGGCCGCATTGAAACAGGATCGGAATTTGACCATTCCTGAACTGGCCTCATTTATCGGTGTAACAGAACGATCCATAGAGCGAAACATCAAAAAATTACAGGAACAGGGCCGCCTCCGTCGCGTGGGCCCAGCCAAGGGGGGCCACTGGGAGGTTCTATGA
- a CDS encoding helix-turn-helix transcriptional regulator, with product MNRQADIPRLIRELRKRTGLTQEKFAAKLGVTFPTINRWENGRAKPSPLAMQRIEELMRSMGDNGTDLLKRGFLNR from the coding sequence TTGAATCGTCAGGCAGACATTCCCCGATTGATCCGTGAGCTTCGCAAACGAACCGGGCTCACCCAAGAAAAATTTGCCGCCAAGCTCGGCGTCACCTTCCCGACCATCAACCGCTGGGAAAACGGCCGCGCCAAGCCGTCGCCGCTGGCCATGCAGCGGATCGAGGAGCTGATGCGCAGTATGGGCGATAACGGCACTGACTTGCTGAAACGTGGTTTTTTAAACAGATGA